The Sphingomonas naphthae nucleotide sequence CTCAGGCTCCTCCTCCAGCAGCGCCAGCACGGCGGCGGGCAGCCGATCGGCGATCCCATAGCGATCGATCACCGCCATCGGCGGCTCGTCGCCCGGATCGGGGCGCACGGTGGGGCCGGAGCCGATCATCGCCAGATCGCGCGTCGGCACATCGGATATGGCCAGCGTCAGCGAACTCGCCCCGCCCATCCCATCGAGCAGCCCGCCGCCCTTCACTTCGGAAAGGCGCCGCCGCACCCGGTTGATCTCCTCGATCGACGCACCCGACGCGATCAGCAATTCGGACACGCGCGCCTTGTCGGCGAGGGTCAGGGGCGGGCGGGGCGCCACCAGCAGCGACGAGGCACCGCCTGTCAGCGCCACGATCACCCGATCGTCCGGGCCGAGCCCTTCGAGACATTCGCGCATCGCGCGGGTTGCCGCCACGCTGGCCGCGTCGGGAATGGGATGGGCGGCCTCCAGCAGCCGGATGTGCCGCAGATCGCCGCCATGGCCATATTTCACCACCACGCAGCCGCGATCGATCCGGTCGCCGAACACCGCCTCCAGGCCCTCGGCCAGCGACGCGGCCGCCTTGCCGGCGCCGACCACCACGAGCTTGCCGTCGCGTGGAATATCCCAGCGCAGCGCATCGGCACCATCGCCGTAGGTCCAGCCGTCCCCATCGAAGCGGGAGTGACGAAGGATGAGATCCTGCCCCGATGCCGCGACCACGCCGGCGCGGTGGATGTCGGCGAGGATGGCCTTGAGCGAGTCGTCTACCACGCCCGCGCCATCCAAAAGATCATCGCATCGCTGTGCATGGCCTGCTCGCCCCGAAGCTCGAAAATGGTGCCGTCCGCTATGGTTGCGATGGCCGCCCGCGCGCAACCATCATCCTCCCGCTAGGTGGGAAGCGAATTTAACCTGTCTGACAACCAGCCAGATATTGCCCTGCCAAGTCGGCGATGCTAGACGACAGCCAACGTAGGAGAATCGCTCTCTCGATGGAGCGGACCGAACGGGGAGAGGACATGCACGTTATGTCTGAAACATGTGAAGACGGCGGTGAGCGGCTCGGCCAGGTCCAGTCGCTGGTGCGGGCCTTCAGCATTCTCGATACGCTCGCGGCGGACGAGAACGGCCTGACCCTGACCGAAGTGGCCAAGACCACGCGCCTGCCGCGCTCGACCGCGCATCGCCTGCTGACGACGATGAACGCGCTGCGCTACGTCGAATTCGACACCACCACCAATCGCTGGATGATCGGCGTGCAGGGTTTCTCGCTCGGCTCGGCCTTCGTCCAGTCGCGCGATCTGGGGCGGCTCGGCCGGCCGATCATGCGATCGCTGATGATCGACGCGGGCGAGACGGTCAGCATCGCCGTCGCCGATCCGTCCGGGGTGACCTATGTGGGCCAGGCGCGGCCGGTGAATTCGCGGATCGCGGCGGCACCCGGCAGTTCGCTGCCGATGCATGCGTCGGCCTCGGGCAAGGTGCTGCTGGCGCATTGGGACGAACTGGATCGCAACGCCTTCCTGTCACGCCACGAACTCGGCCGCCGCACCTCGCTCACCATCACCGAAAAGAACGCGCTGGCGTCCGAACTGTCGGCGATCCGCGCGCGCGGCTATGCGATCGACAATCAGGAAAATCTGCTCGGCATGCGCTGCGTCGCGGCGCCGGTGTTCGATCGCAAGGGGCGGGT carries:
- a CDS encoding IclR family transcriptional regulator; protein product: MSETCEDGGERLGQVQSLVRAFSILDTLAADENGLTLTEVAKTTRLPRSTAHRLLTTMNALRYVEFDTTTNRWMIGVQGFSLGSAFVQSRDLGRLGRPIMRSLMIDAGETVSIAVADPSGVTYVGQARPVNSRIAAAPGSSLPMHASASGKVLLAHWDELDRNAFLSRHELGRRTSLTITEKNALASELSAIRARGYAIDNQENLLGMRCVAAPVFDRKGRVRASLSMSGSVARLSEQRLAGLGRTLALAAQRMTHDIGGLLAA
- a CDS encoding glycerate kinase type-2 family protein, with amino-acid sequence MVDDSLKAILADIHRAGVVAASGQDLILRHSRFDGDGWTYGDGADALRWDIPRDGKLVVVGAGKAAASLAEGLEAVFGDRIDRGCVVVKYGHGGDLRHIRLLEAAHPIPDAASVAATRAMRECLEGLGPDDRVIVALTGGASSLLVAPRPPLTLADKARVSELLIASGASIEEINRVRRRLSEVKGGGLLDGMGGASSLTLAISDVPTRDLAMIGSGPTVRPDPGDEPPMAVIDRYGIADRLPAAVLALLEEEPETPALPAGRHEHLILADSGSALTGAAARAEALGYAVTVFDDAMTGNTHDAANRFAEALIAGRGPSVLLAVGETTLKVTGSGRGGRNQEFALVAAKALEGTADVALLSSGTDGTDGPTDAAGAFVDGDTIGRSLAAGLDPATTLANNDSYTLFGRLGELHMTGPTGTNVMDLVVGIRR